The following proteins are encoded in a genomic region of Nymphalis io chromosome 8, ilAglIoxx1.1, whole genome shotgun sequence:
- the LOC126769929 gene encoding 40S ribosomal protein S15Aa: protein MVRMNVLSDALKSIHNAEKRGKRQVLIRPCSKVIVKFLTVMMKHGYIGEFEIVDDHRAGKIVVNLTGRLNKCGVISPRFDVPINDIERWTNLLPSRQFGYLVLTTSGGIMDHEEARRKHLGGKILGFFF, encoded by the exons ATGGTGCGTATGAACGTATTGAGTGATGCTCTAAAATCAATTCACAATGCTGAGAAAAGAGGCAAAAGACAAGTGCTTATCCGGCCTTGCTCTAAAGTTATCGTCAAGTTTCTAACAGTGATGATGAAGCACGGTTACATTGGTGAATTTGAGATTGTAGATGACCACAGAGCGGGCAAAATCGTAGTAAACCTCACAGGCAGATTGAACAAATGCGGAGTTATTTCGCCTCGATTTGATGTACCTATTAACGATATTGAAAGGTGGACTAACCTCCTTCCATCCCGGCAGTTCGG ATACCTTGTCCTTACTACCAGTGGAGGAATCATGGATCATGAAGAAGCCAGAAGGAAACATCTTGGAGGGAAGATATTAGGTTTCTTTTTCTAA
- the LOC126769927 gene encoding uncharacterized protein LOC126769927 isoform X1: MMAPESVVTVDNIKPTQQQAPPQQQQGGALDWIKINVNYFKTPPGILKIIQLVLGILCMSLGTPWASAWYVFVAVTAFITTLMWSFVYLLSIREALKIPINWVLSELISTSLETLFYLIAFIVMFTSVYGNYGRNVAAAVFGIFNTLAYGASSYYLYQEHRSSATAAAA, encoded by the exons ATGATGGCTCCCGAGTCAGTGGTGACTGTTGATAACATTAAACCTACACAGCAGCAGGCGCCACCGCAACAGCAGCAAGGCGGTGCGCTTGACtggattaaaataaatgttaattacttCAAAACGCCACCCggtatattgaaaattattcaaTTG GTGTTAGGTATTTTGTGTATGTCGTTGGGCACTCCATGGGCATCTGCGTGGTATGTCTTCGTGGCTGTCACCGCTTTCATCACTACTCTCATGTGGAGCTTCGTCTATCTGCTCAGTATTCGAGAGGCTCTTAAGATACCCATCAATTGGGTACTATCA gaACTCATCAGCACAAGTCTGGAGACGTTATTCTACCTCATAGCCTTCATAGTAATGTTCACATCAGTCTACGGCAACTATGGACGCAACGTAGCTGCTGCT GTTTTTGGTATATTTAACACGCTGGCGTATGGTGCCAGTTCGTACTACTTGTATCAGGAGCACAGAAGCAGTGCAACAGCTGCTGCAGCGTGA
- the LOC126769927 gene encoding uncharacterized protein LOC126769927 isoform X2, whose translation MLFLVDALLVHLLDTLYKKTGHGNRQRKSVLGILCMSLGTPWASAWYVFVAVTAFITTLMWSFVYLLSIREALKIPINWVLSELISTSLETLFYLIAFIVMFTSVYGNYGRNVAAAVFGIFNTLAYGASSYYLYQEHRSSATAAAA comes from the exons ATGTTATTTTTGGTGGACGCACTTCTTGTTCACTTGTTAGACACGTTGTATAAGAAAACGGGTCATGGGAATCGACAACGCAAAAGT GTGTTAGGTATTTTGTGTATGTCGTTGGGCACTCCATGGGCATCTGCGTGGTATGTCTTCGTGGCTGTCACCGCTTTCATCACTACTCTCATGTGGAGCTTCGTCTATCTGCTCAGTATTCGAGAGGCTCTTAAGATACCCATCAATTGGGTACTATCA gaACTCATCAGCACAAGTCTGGAGACGTTATTCTACCTCATAGCCTTCATAGTAATGTTCACATCAGTCTACGGCAACTATGGACGCAACGTAGCTGCTGCT GTTTTTGGTATATTTAACACGCTGGCGTATGGTGCCAGTTCGTACTACTTGTATCAGGAGCACAGAAGCAGTGCAACAGCTGCTGCAGCGTGA
- the LOC126769928 gene encoding uncharacterized protein LOC126769928: MMSHNVTVMRMTTTTTGGNTIFYNSNYLGTLPGLLKLAQLLLGAACVGVVGYYLDPGYVRYNGQKPELFYLLVSVTFLIGTFCILLSCLMSLSTASIMSKTLYEVIYHGVAFILYLSAGLTLMIEVNHQKSSYRRDFEPYLAAAVMGLVMAALYLLSTVLANRTYRGF, encoded by the exons ATGATGTCTCACAACGTCACTGTCATGAGGATGACCACTACCACGACGGGAGGGAAtaccattttttataattccaaCTATCTTGGTACACTACCGGGATTGCTGAAACTTGCACAACTG TTACTGGGAGCAGCGTGTGTCGGTGTAGTTGGTTACTATTTGGACCCGGGATATGTGCGCTATAATGGACAAAAGCCTGAATTGTTTTACCTTCTAGTTTCGGTGACGTTCCTAATCGGCACGTTTTGTATACTTCTGTCCTGTCTAATGTCATTATCAACAGCCTCAATCATGTCTAAAACTTTATAT gaAGTGATATATCACGGCGTTGCGTTCATTCTGTACCTTTCGGCGGGTCTCACTCTTATGATTGAAGTGAATCATCAAAAAAGCAGCTATCGGCGAGATTTCGAACCTTATTTAGCGGCGGCg gtAATGGGGCTGGTCATGGCTGCTCTCTACTTGTTGAGCACAGTCTTGGCAAATCGTACTTATCgcggtttttaa
- the LOC126769926 gene encoding protein singles bar, whose translation MTRGPTIVRVAPSGNNGRGIKCCCCRCCECLNLGYLTSQHGALKLAEAMLGSLCQSLLVKYGLSEASSMGSAFHGFLTTASACLLTTALLIACYVLSSNSQHLIRQSVFEFVFNAVACFMYLSASSYMGVAVNIYLYPRYALVNMYAAYPAMTAVYYIGVVVGILHGVDAYISYKYHKGIR comes from the exons ATGACTCGAGGCCCTACTATAGTGCGGGTGGCTCCAAGTGGTAATAATGGCAGAGGTATTAAATGCTGCTGCTGCCGTTGTTGCGAATGTCTTAACTTGGGATATTTAACTTCACAGCATGGTGCTTTAAAGTTGGCTGAAGCG ATGCTAGGAAGTTTATGTCAAAGTCTGTTAGTAAAGTATGGGTTATCAGAAGCGAGCAGCATGGGCTCCGCGTTCCATGGCTTCCTGACGACTGCGTCGGCGTGCCTGCTGACTACTGCTCTGCTCATCGCCTGCTATGTGTTGTCATCCAATTCTCAACATTTGATACGACAATCAGTTTTC GAATTTGTATTCAACGCTGTGGCTTGCTTTATGTATTTATCGGCATCCTCTTACATGGGCGTGGCTGTTAATATATATCTGTATCCTCGCTACGCGCTTGTCAACATGTATGCAGCGTATCCCGCAATGACAGCAGTATAC tacattGGTGTCGTCGTTGGAATACTTCATGGAGTGGACGCTTACATAtcctataaatatcataaaggAATACGATAA